In Gossypium arboreum isolate Shixiya-1 chromosome 5, ASM2569848v2, whole genome shotgun sequence, a single genomic region encodes these proteins:
- the LOC108450266 gene encoding uncharacterized protein LOC108450266: MSWLARSLANSLSLDDDGNESASSRDEENDDVSHDSRSSAPPLHLIHNEETEAKGEHRSLAPEQVAELQSHGIKEDLSELKQTLTRQLFGVASFLAPPPPPPPPLSSTQFNGQSNGRSFSNLNQSEPSDQSISRDEEDPSDPAAVAGVRDDLAEIGGTLSKMESDYFPFGQGENGEENECEEEEEDFDVVGITDEVLAFARNIAHHPETWLDFPLDPDEDLDDFDMSIAQRDHAMAIEYLAPRLAALRIELCPCHMSDSYFWKVYFVLLHSRLNKADAEILSTPQVMEARALWMKELQEQTKPETDWYGGSTSHLGDSHNIMQNDLTPSSSNYFAFETMSPRTYASEPTSSIRTDYVTETHPVESTEMPFVDKPVIEEKQVSNTEEKGNVAGPSSKIWIPDFDDEEIDWPEDDGPDVGGYSGAAICAEDVEDISFSDLEDFDDSSTLTNSKLVSKGFETSKT, translated from the exons ATGTCATGGTTGGCTCGATCCCTAGCGAATTCCCTCAGTCTCGACGACGATGGCAATGAATCAGCTTCTTCAAGGGATGAGGAAAACGACGACGTAAGCCATGACTCCCGATCATCGGCTCCTCCGCTGCACCTGATTCATAACGAGGAAACCGAGGCCAAGGGGGAACACCGATCGCTGGCCCCCGAACAAGTAGCCGAACTCCAATCCCATGGCATCAAAGAAGATCTATCGGAGCTCAAACAAACCCTGACGCGACAACTCTTCGGTGTCGCTTCCTTTCTCGCTCCGCCAccgcctcctcctcctcctctttcTTCAACGCAATTCAATGGCCAATCGAATGGTCGATCATTCTCTAATTTGAATCAATCTGAGCCGTCGGATCAATCTATCTCACGGGACGAGGAGGATCCGTCTGATCCTGCCGCGGTCGCGGGGGTTAGAGACGATTTAGCTGAGATCGGGGGAACGTTGTCTAAGATGGAATCCGACTATTTTCCGTTTGGACAGGGGGAAAATGGCGAAGAAAACGAATgcgaggaggaggaggaggatttCGACGTGGTTGGGATCACGGATGAGGTGTTGGCGTTTGCGAGGAATATCGCCCATCACCCAGAAACGTGGTTGGATTTCCCTCTTGATCCCGATGAAGACTTGGACG ATTTTGACATGTCAATTGCCCAACGAGACCATGCTATGGCTATCGAATATCTTGCTCCGAGACTGGCAGCTCTGAGAATTGAACTCTGTCCATGCCATATGAGTGACAGTTACTTTTGGAAAGTTTATTTTGTTCTCCTGCATTCAAGACTTAACAAGGCTGATGCAGAGATTCTGTCTACACCTCAG GTAATGGAAGCTAGAGCATTGTGGATGAAGGAGCTGCAAGAGCAAACAAAGCCTGAAACTGATTGGTACGGGGGAAGCACTTCCCACTTAGGAGACAGCCATAATATAATGCAAAATGATCTTACTCCTTCCTCTTCCAATTATTTTGCCTTTGAGACCATGTCTCCTCGGACCTATGCTTCTGAACCCACCTCTAGCATCCGAACAGACTACGTGACTGAGACGCATCCAGTTGAAAGCACTGAGATGCCATTTGTGGACAAGCCTGTTATTGAGGAAAAACAGGTGTCTAACACCGAGGAAAAGGGTAATGTGGCTGGTCCATCCTCAAAAATATGGATTCCAGATTTTGATGATGAAGAGATTGATTGGCCAGAAGATGATGGTCCTGATGTTGGTGGTTATAGTGGGGCTGCAATTTGTGCGGAGGATGTAGAAGATATTTCTTTCAGTGATCTTGAGGATTTCGATGATAGTAGCACCCTTACAAATTCTAAGTTAGTTTCAAAAGGATTTGAAACTTCTAAAACATAA
- the LOC108452588 gene encoding uncharacterized protein LOC108452588, which produces MGDTFNSTPNPLSFLWFTFNFRAFTAKFMAATTTSSTTTTTSSNSSGFFNLRSNNVRPSSSATRGSPPAACGKLDGVGVWFVNGVAAAFFASLERCSCIRIATEDDGEDANDVPLIQSDGNVRHLAGTTSRKRTRKGNNKQG; this is translated from the coding sequence ATGGGGGATACTTTCAATTCCACCCCAAACCCTCTCTCTTTTCTGTGGTTTACTTTCAATTTCAGGGCTTTCACAGCCAAATTCATGGCAGCCACTACTACTTCCAGTACTACTACTACCACCAGTAGTAACAGCTCTGGTTTTTTCAACCTTCGATCCAACAACGTCAGGCCCTCATCATCCGCCACCCGTGGCTCACCGCCAGCTGCATGCGGAAAGCTCGATGGTGTGGGTGTATGGTTCGTCAATGGCGTGGCGGCCGCTTTCTTTGCATCGCTAGAACGATGTTCTTGCATCCGTATAGCCACCGAGGACGATGGCGAGGATGCAAACGATGTGCCCTTGATTCAAAGTGATGGGAATGTGAGGCATCTTGCTGGAACTACCAGCAGGAAGAGAACAAGGAAAGGGAACAACAAACAAGGCTAA
- the LOC108450412 gene encoding uncharacterized protein LOC108450412 has product MLGVGEETPSRFDLLSMVKKHSNLLGKTVVEEEDASDVEMDGQFWHDVFDLYFVRGKESKRRQDDDLLFFVRKWREHGFNDKNGVAPYFVRRWALELDKLVGESFSEVDWRRSFYLNMIAHISYSVTVAICSQQVLRNRQVGQDTPLSSIYKIVKTVYASPSRVNSHLDSKKEVETTPAYPDICFAIDDFDSTFDAVVLTDTDLCYCVLLNALDGAGFPSETDKNDSCSSNKLPLGVDTNSTRTKNCKLTLFSGFVSYQMVRDAYDDGHSRFGSFLSVGHSSGKTDRLYMKGPGGRGEVEVAVSGVADQSKQYSGPFSPIKSKRGLRLGSMFRKAASVVSLAAKHVYAAAAATSTSDEEMIPLKCCLMSITLPWEHIAHDLLFKRSPPVNL; this is encoded by the exons ATGCTCGGTGTTGGAGAAGAAACGCCTTCCAG GTTTGATTTACTTAGCATGGTTAAAAAGCACTCGAATTTGTTGGGGAAAACGGTGGTGGAAGAAGAAGATGCTTCCGACGTTGAAATGGACGGTCAATTTTGGCACGACGTCTTCGATCTGTATTTCGTTCGGGGAAAGGAATCAAAACGACGCCAAGACGACGATCTCTTATTTTTCGTGAGAAAATGG AGGGAACATGGTTTTAATGATAAGAACGGCGTTGCTCCTTACTTTGTACGCAGGTGGGCACTTGAG TTGGATAAGTTGGTTGGTGAGAGTTTCTCAGAGGTGGATTGGAGGCGCTCGTTTTACTTGAACATGATTGCCCATATTTCGTACTCTGTAACAGTAGCTATTTGCAG TCAGCAAGTCCTTAGAAATCGTCAAGTGGGGCAAGATACACCATTGTCTTCTATATACAAG ATTGTGAAGACTGTTTATGCATCTCCCAGCCGAGTAAATTCTCATTTGGACTCAAAAAAG GAAGTAGAGACAACACCTGCCTATCCAGACATCTGTTTCGCCATAGATGATTTTGACTCCACTTTTGATGCAGTG GTCTTGACAGATACAGATCTTTGCTACTGCGTGCTGCTTAATGCACTTGATGGCGCAGGATTTCCTAGTGAAACAGATAAAAATGATAGCTGTTCCAGTAACAAATTACCATTGGGAGTAGATACTAATTCTACGAGGACAAAAAATTGTAAG CTAACACTTTTTTCTGGATTTGTCAGCTATCAAATGGTTCGGGATGCATATGATG atgGGCATTCTCGATTTGGAAGTTTTCTGTCAGTTGGTCATTCCTCTGGGAAAACAGACAGACTTTACATGAAAGGTCCTGGAGGACGTGGGGAAGTTGAAGTTGCTGTTTCAGGTGTTGCAG ACCAAAGCAAGCAATATTCTGGCCCTTTTTCACCAATTAAGTCAAAAAGGGGTTTAAGACTTGGCTCAATGTTTCGTAAAGCAGCTTCTGTTGTATCTTTGGCAGCAAAGCATGTTTATGCGGCTGCTGCAGCTACTTCAACTTCTGATGAAGAGATGATACCTCTTAAATGCTGCTTAATGTCTATAACATTGCCCTGGGAACACATTGCTCATGATCTTTTGTTCAAG AGAAGTCCTCCGGTGAACTTGTAA
- the LOC108452646 gene encoding basic leucine zipper 4-like — protein MFLSQEADQFQLPVNETGFTREELEELLSFLESNEPVSPNSGSEGSTRAVYSPDERKKRRMKSNRESARRSRWRKRMHLENITDEVNRLSVENQQLKNRLSAVINQYHIVWRENEQLRSKSEALWAKLLDLYWTLATMQSR, from the coding sequence ATGTTCTTGTCCCAAGAAGCGGATCAGTTTCAATTACCGGTTAACGAAACCGGCTTCACACGCGAAGAGCTCGAAGAGTTATTGTCTTTTCTCGAATCGAATGAACCGGTAAGTCCAAACTCCGGTTCAGAAGGTTCGACTCGGGCGGTTTATTCACCGGACGAGAGGAAGAAGAGACGCATGAAATCGAACCGGGAATCAGCGAGGCGGTCCCGTTGGCGAAAAAGGATGCACTTGGAGAACATCACGGACGAAGTGAACCGGTTGAGCGTAGAGAACCAGCAGCTTAAGAACCGACTGAGTGCAGTCATTAATCAGTATCACATTGTATGGCGAGAAAATGAACAGTTGAGATCCAAATCCGAAGCTCTTTGGGCCAAACTCTTGGATCTTTACTGGACTTTAGCCACCATGCAATCACGATAG